One genomic window of Limanda limanda chromosome 16, fLimLim1.1, whole genome shotgun sequence includes the following:
- the LOC133021753 gene encoding cytochrome c oxidase copper chaperone gives MSTVSAASLESAHVTEGTEQKKPLKACCACPETKKPRDACIIEKGEESCTELIEAHKVCMRALGFKI, from the exons ATGTCGACTGTGTCTGCAGCCAGCCTGGAGTCTGCTCATGTGACTGAGGGCACTGAGCAGAAGAAGCCACTGAAGGCATGCTGCGCCTGTCCAGAGACAAAGAAACCCAGGGATGCTTG CATCATTGAAAAGGGAGAGGAAAGCTGCACAGAGCTGATTGAGGCACATAAAGTCTGCATGAGGGCACTTGGATTCAAGATTTAA
- the pla1a gene encoding phospholipase A1 member A isoform X2: MNWEVVLLCVWTVYITSLVVVRGQTLPSNQPGLEETQGDDECADLNNTTWSGYRQQRVKLQVQYMLLTRTNMDCAQTFDQESLTRQPSYFKASRPTKVIVHGYRAMGSKPSWVKELARALLRAQDANVLVVDWVYGASFAYNLVVENYKEVALQISVLINQLQEHGCKLESFHFIGISLGAHVAGFVGTLFEGKIGRITGLDPAGPMFKGADTFDRLDPSDALFVDAIHTDSDYFGISIPVGHVDFFLNGGMDQTGCARSRFASMYGYVICDHMRALHVYMSALNGSCPLRGIPCSNYEDFLNGQCVDCDVFKGTCPSIGLSENSGIAISPIPKEQKLFLLTTSSPPFCTHHILLELEVSRLDKSAEVEVTLRTGNLGTERRLRFQTSTTVYRTVMAHPVALCEIYSIQLRNTGSRFYRQGDIHFKSVCLSGFPSVRREDPLCMNNVNVRRGLPWSHDFVQVCD; encoded by the exons ATGAACTGGGAAGTcgtcctcctgtgtgtttggACGGTCTACATCACATCACTGGTAGTGG TACGTGGGCAAACGCTTCCTTCTAATCAACCGGGTTTGGAGGAAACGCAGGGAGATGATGAGTGTGCCGACCTCAACAACACCACATGGAGCGGGTACCGGCAGCAGAGAGTCAAACTGCAGGTCCAGTACATGCTGCTGACCAGGACAAACATGGACTGTGCACAAACGTTCGACCAGGAGTCTCTCACCAGGCAGCCGTCCTACTTCAAAGCCTCCCGCCCCACCAAGGTCATCGTCCACGGAtacag AGCCATGGGCAGTAAGCCATCCTGGGTGAAGGAGCTGGCCCGGGCCCTGCTCAGGGCCCAGGACGCCAACGTGCTGGTGGTGGACTGGGTCTACGGCGCCTCCTTCGCCTACAACCTggtggtggagaactacaaGGAAGTGGCGTTGCAGATCTCTGTCCTCATCAACCAGCTGCAG GAACACGGATGCAAGCTGGAGTCCTTCCACTTCATCGGGATCAGTCTCGGGGCCCACGTCGCTGGTTTTGTGGGGACTCTGTTTGAGGGGAAGATAGGAAGAATCACAG GCCTGGATCCTGCTGGACCCATGTTTAAAGGAGCTGACACCTTTGATCGGTTGGACCCGTCTGATGCTCTGTTTGTTGATGCCATCCACACAGACTCTGACT ATTTTGGCATCTCCATCCCTGTGGGTCATGTGGACTTCTTCCTGAACGGAGGGATGGATCAGACAGGATGTGCCCGCTCCAGGTTCGCCTCAA TGTACGGTTATGTGATCTGTGACCATATGAGGGCGCTGCACGTCTACATGAGTGCGTTGAATGGCTCCTGCCCTCTGAGGGGGATCCCCTGCTCCAACTATGAGGACTTCCTGAATGGACAGTGTGTGGACTGTGATGTCTTCAAGGGGACGTGTCCATCTATAG gTTTATCAGAAAACAGTGGGATAGCCATATCTCCAATCCCCAAAGAGCAGAAGCTGTTCCTTCTCACGACCTCTTCGCCACCTTtctgca CTCATCACATCCTGCTGGAGCTGGAAGTTTCTCGACTGGATAAAAGCGCTGAGGTGGAAGTGACTCTGAGGACTGGGAACCTGGGAACAGAGCGGAGGCTCAGGTT TCAGACGTCTACGACAGTGTACCGGACGGTGATGGCTCATCCCGTGGCTCTGTGTGAGATCTACTCCATCCAGCTGAGGAACACCGGCTCTCGGTTCTACAGGCAGGGAGACATCCACTtcaagtctgtctgtctgtccgggTTCCCCTCTGTCAG acGAGAAGATCCGTTGTGCATGAACAACGTCAACGTCAGACGAGGACTTCCTTGGTCTCATGACTTTGTGCAGGTTTGTGACTGA
- the hsd3b1 gene encoding hydroxy-delta-5-steroid dehydrogenase, 3 beta- and steroid delta-isomerase 1 isoform X1, giving the protein MSLGGDVCVVTGACGFLGRRLVKLLLEEETMAEIRMLDKHVQPGVLQTLEGKICSTQLSVFEGDIRDSDFVRKACRGASVIFHTASIIDVNESVEYSELYGVNVKGTQVLLEACVQENVVSLIYTSSIEVMGPNPKGEPIINGSEDTVYDCTLRFSYSKTKKEAEQRTLLAHGEVLQNGGRLATCALRPMYIFGEGCRFLLGHMDDGIRNQDVLLRMSLPEARVNPVYVGNVAAAHLQAARGLKDPQKRNVIGGKFFFISDDTPPVSYSDFNHVLMAPLGFNIQEKLRLPLHLLYALCFILEILCTMIRPLIRVALPLNRQLLTMLNTPFTFSYQRAKDDLGYDPKYSWEEARKRTIEWLASELPKERERITAK; this is encoded by the exons ATGTCTCTGggaggtgatgtgtgtgtggtgacggGAGCCTGTGGATTCCTGGGAAGGAGActggtgaagctgctgctggaggaagagaCGATGGCTGAGATTCGGATGTTGGACAAACACGTGCAGCCTGGAGTTTTACAGACTCTGGAGGGTAAAATCT GCAGCACACAGCTGAGTGTGTTTGAGGGAGACATCAGGGACAGTGACTTCGTGAGGAAAGCCTGTCGAGGTGCGTCAGTCATCTTCCACACGGCCTCCATCATCGACGTGAATGAATCGGTGGAGTACAGTGAACTGTATGGCGTCAATGTCAAAG GAACGCAGGTTCTTCTGGAGGCATGTGTTCAGGAGAACGTGGTGTCCTTAATCTACACCAGCTCCATCGAGGTGATGGGACCAAACCCCAAAGGTGAACCCATCATCAATGGCAGTGAGGACACAGTTTATGACTGTACCTTGAGGTTCTCCTACAGCAAGACCAAAaaagaggcagagcagagaaCCCTGCTGGCCCACGGAGAGGTGCTTCAGAACGGAGGCCGACTGGCCACCTGTGCCCTCAGACCTATGTACATCTTCGGCGAAGGGTGTCGCTTCCTGCTGGGCCACATGGACGACGGGATACGCAACCAAGATGTTCTGTTGAGAATGTCTCTGCCAGAGGCTCGAGTGAATCCTGTCTACGTGGGAAACGTAGCCGCGGCTCATCTCCAAGCAGCTCGCGGCCTCAAAGATCCACAAAAGAGAAATGTGATAGGAGGaaagtttttcttcatttccGATGACACGCCGCCGGTGAGCTACTCAGACTTCAACCACGTCCTGATGGCGCCTCTGGGCTTCAACATTCAAGAGAAACTCCGGCTGCCGCTCCACCTCCTCTACGCGCTCTGTTTCATTTTGGAGATCCTGTGCACGATGATCCGACCTCTCATACGTGTCGCCCTGCCGCTGAACCGGCAGCTCCTCACCATGTTGAACACGCCGTTCACCTTCTCCTATCAGAGAGCCAAGGATGATCTAGGATATGACCCCAAGTACAGTTGGGAGGAAGCACGCAAACGCACCATTGAGTGGCTCGCCTCAGAGCTTCCTAAAGAGAGGGAACGAATTACAGCAAAATGA
- the pla1a gene encoding phospholipase A1 member A isoform X1 — protein MNWEVVLLCVWTVYITSLVVVRGQTLPSNQPGLEETQGDDECADLNNTTWSGYRQQRVKLQVQYMLLTRTNMDCAQTFDQESLTRQPSYFKASRPTKVIVHGYRAMGSKPSWVKELARALLRAQDANVLVVDWVYGASFAYNLVVENYKEVALQISVLINQLQEHGCKLESFHFIGISLGAHVAGFVGTLFEGKIGRITGLDPAGPMFKGADTFDRLDPSDALFVDAIHTDSDYFGISIPVGHVDFFLNGGMDQTGCARSRFASILIYSPVYGYVICDHMRALHVYMSALNGSCPLRGIPCSNYEDFLNGQCVDCDVFKGTCPSIGLSENSGIAISPIPKEQKLFLLTTSSPPFCTHHILLELEVSRLDKSAEVEVTLRTGNLGTERRLRFQTSTTVYRTVMAHPVALCEIYSIQLRNTGSRFYRQGDIHFKSVCLSGFPSVRREDPLCMNNVNVRRGLPWSHDFVQVCD, from the exons ATGAACTGGGAAGTcgtcctcctgtgtgtttggACGGTCTACATCACATCACTGGTAGTGG TACGTGGGCAAACGCTTCCTTCTAATCAACCGGGTTTGGAGGAAACGCAGGGAGATGATGAGTGTGCCGACCTCAACAACACCACATGGAGCGGGTACCGGCAGCAGAGAGTCAAACTGCAGGTCCAGTACATGCTGCTGACCAGGACAAACATGGACTGTGCACAAACGTTCGACCAGGAGTCTCTCACCAGGCAGCCGTCCTACTTCAAAGCCTCCCGCCCCACCAAGGTCATCGTCCACGGAtacag AGCCATGGGCAGTAAGCCATCCTGGGTGAAGGAGCTGGCCCGGGCCCTGCTCAGGGCCCAGGACGCCAACGTGCTGGTGGTGGACTGGGTCTACGGCGCCTCCTTCGCCTACAACCTggtggtggagaactacaaGGAAGTGGCGTTGCAGATCTCTGTCCTCATCAACCAGCTGCAG GAACACGGATGCAAGCTGGAGTCCTTCCACTTCATCGGGATCAGTCTCGGGGCCCACGTCGCTGGTTTTGTGGGGACTCTGTTTGAGGGGAAGATAGGAAGAATCACAG GCCTGGATCCTGCTGGACCCATGTTTAAAGGAGCTGACACCTTTGATCGGTTGGACCCGTCTGATGCTCTGTTTGTTGATGCCATCCACACAGACTCTGACT ATTTTGGCATCTCCATCCCTGTGGGTCATGTGGACTTCTTCCTGAACGGAGGGATGGATCAGACAGGATGTGCCCGCTCCAGGTTCGCCTCAA ttcTCATCTACTCTCCAGTGTACGGTTATGTGATCTGTGACCATATGAGGGCGCTGCACGTCTACATGAGTGCGTTGAATGGCTCCTGCCCTCTGAGGGGGATCCCCTGCTCCAACTATGAGGACTTCCTGAATGGACAGTGTGTGGACTGTGATGTCTTCAAGGGGACGTGTCCATCTATAG gTTTATCAGAAAACAGTGGGATAGCCATATCTCCAATCCCCAAAGAGCAGAAGCTGTTCCTTCTCACGACCTCTTCGCCACCTTtctgca CTCATCACATCCTGCTGGAGCTGGAAGTTTCTCGACTGGATAAAAGCGCTGAGGTGGAAGTGACTCTGAGGACTGGGAACCTGGGAACAGAGCGGAGGCTCAGGTT TCAGACGTCTACGACAGTGTACCGGACGGTGATGGCTCATCCCGTGGCTCTGTGTGAGATCTACTCCATCCAGCTGAGGAACACCGGCTCTCGGTTCTACAGGCAGGGAGACATCCACTtcaagtctgtctgtctgtccgggTTCCCCTCTGTCAG acGAGAAGATCCGTTGTGCATGAACAACGTCAACGTCAGACGAGGACTTCCTTGGTCTCATGACTTTGTGCAGGTTTGTGACTGA
- the hsd3b1 gene encoding hydroxy-delta-5-steroid dehydrogenase, 3 beta- and steroid delta-isomerase 1 isoform X2 — protein sequence MSLGGDVCVVTGACGFLGRRLVKLLLEEETMAEIRMLDKHVQPGVLQTLEDCRGSTQLSVFEGDIRDSDFVRKACRGASVIFHTASIIDVNESVEYSELYGVNVKGTQVLLEACVQENVVSLIYTSSIEVMGPNPKGEPIINGSEDTVYDCTLRFSYSKTKKEAEQRTLLAHGEVLQNGGRLATCALRPMYIFGEGCRFLLGHMDDGIRNQDVLLRMSLPEARVNPVYVGNVAAAHLQAARGLKDPQKRNVIGGKFFFISDDTPPVSYSDFNHVLMAPLGFNIQEKLRLPLHLLYALCFILEILCTMIRPLIRVALPLNRQLLTMLNTPFTFSYQRAKDDLGYDPKYSWEEARKRTIEWLASELPKERERITAK from the exons ATGTCTCTGggaggtgatgtgtgtgtggtgacggGAGCCTGTGGATTCCTGGGAAGGAGActggtgaagctgctgctggaggaagagaCGATGGCTGAGATTCGGATGTTGGACAAACACGTGCAGCCTGGAGTTTTACAGACTCTGGAGG ATTGTAGAGGCAGCACACAGCTGAGTGTGTTTGAGGGAGACATCAGGGACAGTGACTTCGTGAGGAAAGCCTGTCGAGGTGCGTCAGTCATCTTCCACACGGCCTCCATCATCGACGTGAATGAATCGGTGGAGTACAGTGAACTGTATGGCGTCAATGTCAAAG GAACGCAGGTTCTTCTGGAGGCATGTGTTCAGGAGAACGTGGTGTCCTTAATCTACACCAGCTCCATCGAGGTGATGGGACCAAACCCCAAAGGTGAACCCATCATCAATGGCAGTGAGGACACAGTTTATGACTGTACCTTGAGGTTCTCCTACAGCAAGACCAAAaaagaggcagagcagagaaCCCTGCTGGCCCACGGAGAGGTGCTTCAGAACGGAGGCCGACTGGCCACCTGTGCCCTCAGACCTATGTACATCTTCGGCGAAGGGTGTCGCTTCCTGCTGGGCCACATGGACGACGGGATACGCAACCAAGATGTTCTGTTGAGAATGTCTCTGCCAGAGGCTCGAGTGAATCCTGTCTACGTGGGAAACGTAGCCGCGGCTCATCTCCAAGCAGCTCGCGGCCTCAAAGATCCACAAAAGAGAAATGTGATAGGAGGaaagtttttcttcatttccGATGACACGCCGCCGGTGAGCTACTCAGACTTCAACCACGTCCTGATGGCGCCTCTGGGCTTCAACATTCAAGAGAAACTCCGGCTGCCGCTCCACCTCCTCTACGCGCTCTGTTTCATTTTGGAGATCCTGTGCACGATGATCCGACCTCTCATACGTGTCGCCCTGCCGCTGAACCGGCAGCTCCTCACCATGTTGAACACGCCGTTCACCTTCTCCTATCAGAGAGCCAAGGATGATCTAGGATATGACCCCAAGTACAGTTGGGAGGAAGCACGCAAACGCACCATTGAGTGGCTCGCCTCAGAGCTTCCTAAAGAGAGGGAACGAATTACAGCAAAATGA
- the popdc2 gene encoding popeye domain-containing 2 — translation MSADNSTLLDSLLFAPLCDGWTNNTEGAIYHLGNTIMFLGYMGGSGAYGCLFIFGFLTPAFGCLTLWGWMTMCGLDVFTWNLLLLLACLAQICHLLHRLHQQGIHSETLTSLYQAVYLPLGVPVQVFKEIARAFENKAVELKAGETYAVEGKTPIDQLSFLLSGRINVSLEGQFLHYIHRHQFLDSPEWESLRPNEEGKFQVTLTAEEDSCYISWRRRRLYMLISKERYIARLFSVMLGYDIAEKLYNLNSKLYIKSGVLLDIRLPSLYHVLAPSSQGSEGGSFSDGGVPKEQQVEQQDEDQVPAYEKSDPAQSQPLQPYLQGPRKPYLDEPRPSQPDRYQHPWASDPEPISGGDSDRDLPPRFLRGRAPLAPTDTPKL, via the exons ATGAGCGCAGACAACTCGACTTTGCTGGACAGTTTGTTGTTCGCCCCTCTGTGCGATGGCTGGACCAACAACACCGAGGGAGCCATCTACCACCTGGGCAACACCATCATGTTCCTGGGCTACATGGGAGGCAGTGGGGCCTATGGGTGCCTTTTCATCTTTGGCTTCCTGACCCCGGCCTTCGGGTGCCTGACCCTGTGGGGCTGGATGACGATGTGCGGCCTGGATGTCTTCACCTGGAacctgcttctgctgctggcCTGCTTGGCTCAGATCTGCCACCTCCTCCACCGACTGCACCAGCAGGGCATTCACAGCGAGACGCTCACCTCCCTCTACCAGGCGGTCTACCTGCCGCTGGGCGTCCCCGTCCAGGTGTTCAAGGAGATAGCCAGAGCGTTTGAGAACAAGGCGGTGGAGCTGAAGGCCGGAGAGACGTATGCTGTGGAGGGCAAGACGCCCATCGACCAGCTCTCCTTCCTGCTGTCTGGGAG gatCAATGTATCATTGGAGGGCCAGTTCCTGCATTACATCCACCGCCACCAGTTCCTCGACTCTCCGGAGTGGGAGTCTCTCAGACCAAACGAGGAGGGAAAGTTCCAG GTGACCCTGACAGCAGAGGAGGACTCCTGCTACATCTCAtggcgccgccgccgcctctaCATGCTGATCTCAAAGGAACGCTACATCGCCCGCCTCTTCTCCGTCATGCTGGGCTATGACATTGCAGAAAAGCTCTACAACCTCAACAGCAAGCTCTACATCAAGAGCGGCGTGCTGCTGGACATCCGCCTGCCCAGTCTCTACCACGTGCTGGCCCCGTCCTCGCAGGGCAGCGAGGGCGGCAGTTTCAGCGATGGCGGCGTCCCTAAGGAGCAACAAGTTGAGCAGCAGGATGAAGACCAGGTGCCTGCCTACGAGAAGTCCGACCCAGCCCAGTCTCAGCCCCTCCAGCCGTACCTGCAGGGACCAAGGAAGCCCTACCTGGACGAACCCCGGCCCTCCCAGCCTGACCGGTACCAGCACCCCTGGGCGTCGGACCCGGAGCCGATCTCTG GAGGTGATAGCGACCGGGATCTACCGCCTCGGTTTCTGAGAGGCAGAGCGCCGCTGGCTCCCACCGACACTCCCAAGCTGTGA